Proteins encoded within one genomic window of Corynebacterium aurimucosum:
- the can gene encoding aconitate hydratase, which produces MTESLNSFGAKKTLEVNGKSYDYFDINAVEGLEKLPYSLKVLAENQLRYEDGKNVTKDHINALANWDPSAEPDTEIQFTPARVLMQDFTGVPCVVDLATMREAITALGGKPDQVNPLNPAEMVIDHSVIVEAFGSTEALEKNVEIEYERNQERYQFLRWGAENFSNFRVVPPGTGIVHQVNIEYLSRVVFDNDGVAYPDTCIGTDSHTTMENGLGILGWGVGGIEAEAAMLGQPVSMLIPRVVGFKLTGEIPTGVTATDVVLTITEMLRQHGVVQKFVEFYGNGVKSVPLANRATIGNMSPEFGSTAAIFPIDEETIKYLELTGRPQEQIDRVEAYAKAQGMWLEQDAPEAEYSEYLELDLSTVKPSIAGPKRPQDRILLSEAKEQFRKDLPTYASGEVVADESTIEAKRMTAEGADENSLVDVTGGLNKSRAGEGESAAKGGSGRQSNPVTVTSPNGGEYTLDHGMVAIASITSCTNTSNPSVMVGAGLIARKAAEKGLKSKPWVKTICAPGSQVVDGYFQRADLWKDLEALGFYLSGFGCTTCIGNSGPLPEEISNAINEHDLAATAVLSGNRNFEGRISPDVKMNYLASPIMVIAYAIAGTMDFDFETQPLGQDQDGNDIFLKDIWPSPQEIEDTIQQAISRELYEADYADVFKGDDAWRSLDVPEGETFKWNEDSTYIRKAPYFDGMPTEPEPVQDIKGARVLAKLGDSVTTDHISPASSIKPGTPAAQYLDANGVERQDYNSLGSRRGNHEVMMRGTFANIRLQNQLVDVAGGYTRDFTQEGAPQAFIFDACENYKAANIPLVVLAGKEYGTGSSRDWAAKGTNLLGVKAVITESFERIHRSNLIGMGVIPLQFPEGESHESLGLDGTETFDIEGIEALNEGGIPKTVHVTATKESGETVEFDAKVRIDTPGEADYYRHGGILQFVLRQMVKA; this is translated from the coding sequence ATGACTGAAAGCCTGAACTCCTTCGGCGCCAAGAAGACTCTTGAGGTCAACGGTAAGTCTTATGACTACTTCGACATCAACGCAGTCGAGGGCCTGGAGAAGCTTCCTTACTCCCTCAAGGTGCTGGCTGAGAACCAGCTGCGCTACGAGGACGGGAAGAACGTAACCAAGGATCACATTAACGCTTTGGCGAACTGGGATCCCTCCGCTGAGCCGGATACCGAGATCCAGTTCACCCCGGCCCGTGTTCTTATGCAGGACTTCACCGGTGTCCCCTGTGTGGTGGACCTGGCAACCATGCGTGAAGCTATCACCGCCCTCGGCGGCAAGCCGGACCAGGTGAACCCGCTCAACCCGGCTGAGATGGTTATTGACCACTCCGTCATCGTCGAGGCCTTCGGCTCCACCGAAGCTCTAGAGAAGAACGTTGAGATCGAGTACGAGCGCAACCAGGAGCGTTACCAGTTCCTGCGCTGGGGTGCTGAGAACTTCTCCAACTTCCGCGTTGTTCCTCCGGGAACCGGTATCGTCCACCAGGTCAACATTGAGTACCTCTCCCGCGTTGTCTTCGACAACGACGGTGTTGCTTACCCGGATACCTGTATCGGCACTGACTCCCACACCACCATGGAGAACGGCCTGGGCATTCTGGGCTGGGGCGTCGGCGGCATCGAGGCCGAGGCTGCAATGCTGGGCCAGCCGGTGTCCATGCTGATCCCCCGCGTCGTGGGCTTCAAGCTCACCGGCGAGATTCCGACCGGTGTGACCGCAACCGATGTGGTTCTGACCATCACCGAGATGCTGCGTCAGCACGGCGTCGTTCAGAAGTTTGTTGAGTTCTACGGCAATGGCGTGAAGTCGGTGCCGCTGGCCAACCGCGCCACCATCGGCAACATGTCCCCCGAGTTCGGTTCTACCGCCGCGATCTTCCCGATCGACGAGGAGACCATCAAGTACCTCGAACTCACCGGCCGCCCGCAGGAGCAGATCGACCGCGTCGAGGCATACGCCAAGGCGCAGGGTATGTGGCTGGAGCAGGACGCTCCGGAGGCAGAGTACTCCGAGTACCTCGAGCTGGACCTGTCCACCGTTAAGCCCTCTATCGCCGGCCCGAAGCGCCCGCAGGACCGCATCCTCCTCTCCGAGGCCAAGGAACAGTTCCGTAAGGATCTGCCGACCTACGCTTCCGGCGAGGTTGTTGCAGACGAGTCCACCATCGAGGCGAAGCGCATGACCGCTGAGGGCGCCGACGAGAACTCCCTCGTCGACGTGACCGGTGGCCTGAACAAGTCTCGCGCTGGTGAGGGCGAATCCGCAGCCAAGGGTGGCTCCGGCCGCCAGTCCAACCCGGTGACTGTCACCTCCCCGAACGGCGGCGAGTACACCTTGGACCACGGCATGGTAGCCATCGCTTCCATCACCTCCTGCACCAACACCTCCAACCCGTCCGTCATGGTCGGCGCAGGCCTCATCGCCCGCAAGGCGGCCGAGAAGGGCCTGAAGTCCAAGCCGTGGGTTAAGACCATTTGTGCTCCGGGTTCCCAGGTTGTGGATGGCTACTTCCAGCGCGCAGACCTCTGGAAGGATCTGGAGGCCTTGGGCTTCTACCTCTCCGGTTTCGGCTGCACCACCTGTATCGGTAACTCCGGCCCGCTGCCGGAGGAAATTTCCAACGCCATCAACGAGCATGACCTGGCTGCTACCGCGGTGCTGTCCGGTAACCGTAACTTCGAGGGCCGCATCTCCCCGGACGTCAAGATGAACTACTTGGCTTCCCCCATCATGGTCATCGCCTACGCTATTGCCGGCACCATGGACTTCGATTTCGAGACCCAGCCGCTGGGCCAGGATCAGGATGGCAACGATATCTTCCTCAAGGACATCTGGCCTTCCCCGCAGGAGATTGAGGACACCATCCAGCAGGCCATCTCCCGCGAGCTCTACGAGGCGGACTACGCCGACGTGTTCAAGGGCGATGACGCATGGCGCAGCCTGGACGTTCCGGAGGGTGAGACCTTCAAGTGGAACGAGGACTCCACCTACATCCGCAAGGCACCGTACTTCGACGGCATGCCAACTGAGCCGGAACCGGTTCAGGACATCAAGGGCGCTCGTGTTCTGGCTAAGCTCGGTGACTCCGTAACCACCGACCACATCTCCCCTGCTTCCTCCATTAAGCCGGGCACCCCGGCCGCTCAGTACCTGGATGCCAACGGTGTGGAGCGCCAGGACTACAACTCCCTGGGTTCCCGTCGTGGTAACCACGAGGTCATGATGCGCGGTACCTTCGCCAACATCCGCCTCCAGAACCAGCTGGTCGACGTCGCCGGTGGCTACACCCGCGACTTCACCCAGGAGGGCGCACCGCAGGCCTTCATCTTCGATGCTTGCGAGAACTACAAGGCAGCCAACATCCCGCTGGTTGTCCTTGCCGGCAAGGAGTACGGCACCGGTTCCTCCCGTGACTGGGCTGCTAAGGGCACCAACCTGCTTGGTGTGAAGGCCGTCATCACCGAGTCCTTCGAGCGCATCCACCGCTCGAACCTCATCGGTATGGGCGTCATCCCGCTGCAGTTCCCGGAGGGCGAGTCCCACGAGTCTCTGGGCCTGGACGGCACCGAGACCTTCGATATCGAGGGCATTGAGGCTCTTAACGAGGGCGGCATTCCGAAGACGGTCCACGTGACCGCTACCAAGGAATCCGGCGAGACCGTTGAGTTCGATGCCAAGGTTCGCATCGACACGCCTGGTGAGGCCGACTACTACCGCCACGGCGGCATCCTGCAGTTCGTTCTGCGCCAGATGGTCAAGGCCTAA
- a CDS encoding Rv1476 family membrane protein: MIPAGVDVDDIADQLSADGVAFSNPELALDDDLQTHIAESLQPNHGIAVVDVFPEKIPDLRDLATTLQEQTGLDTVILQAPMRVSAVSNSYDRAALEAAEDSLPTGLDQVTLLNDFYAVADQFSVPWLLIFAVAFTVAAVAGWASFRAAATEVEPADH, encoded by the coding sequence ATGATTCCTGCGGGAGTAGACGTAGATGACATCGCCGATCAGCTCTCGGCCGATGGCGTGGCATTCTCCAATCCAGAACTAGCGCTTGACGACGACCTCCAGACCCACATCGCAGAATCCCTCCAACCCAACCACGGCATTGCTGTCGTTGATGTTTTTCCGGAGAAAATTCCAGATCTCCGCGATCTGGCCACAACCCTTCAAGAGCAAACGGGACTTGACACAGTAATTCTCCAGGCACCCATGCGGGTGTCCGCGGTCAGTAATTCTTATGACCGGGCAGCCCTAGAGGCGGCCGAAGATTCGCTTCCCACCGGACTCGATCAGGTAACCCTGCTTAATGATTTTTATGCCGTTGCAGATCAGTTCTCCGTGCCGTGGTTGTTGATTTTTGCGGTCGCGTTCACCGTTGCGGCGGTCGCTGGATGGGCGAGTTTCCGGGCAGCCGCCACGGAGGTTGAACCAGCCGATCACTAG
- a CDS encoding integrase core domain-containing protein — translation MAIPLHKRRKVADFDPVRDGKTVTQFCKELGISRQTYHNIKSRIAQKGRAGIVPDSTAPKNPIKKFDEADKIAVVHARQELMEQGLDYGPWSIYYFLFDTSGPDSTPSRSTIASWLHELGFVDANARKRPRSSYKRFARDLVGELWQIDGLVYRLFDHAHTHVTIYQIIDDASRFDVGTTAFALPENGTDARAVLAAAFAAYGKPQEILSDNGDAFATYHRGFLSATETWLASQGVLAIAGFAPTTQGKDERSHRTLTQFLDARHPVSLAEVNTYLAEYRQVYNERRRHQSLLVGKMHITPRQAFDTFPKAPSPTHPLDPEQVWARVVAYNQAHNPQAVSEMLNGPAEAATSHEACIDDMAALQGIPPTDTPTLTAPTTNSTNHWDIPDQLCVSKDGVVRVCGFGLYIGLRFKNRRLYSTVTAENVAEFYTAHDGEFLFSVPLPITLSHRPPGGQININLVEGMKHRQPPRMNPKLSKPRPKRRPQP, via the coding sequence ATGGCTATTCCATTGCATAAGCGTAGAAAGGTCGCAGATTTCGATCCCGTTCGTGACGGCAAGACGGTCACACAGTTTTGCAAAGAATTAGGAATCTCGCGGCAGACGTACCACAACATCAAAAGCCGGATAGCGCAGAAGGGTCGCGCAGGTATTGTGCCTGATTCGACTGCCCCGAAGAATCCGATTAAGAAATTTGACGAGGCCGATAAAATCGCAGTCGTCCACGCCAGGCAGGAGTTGATGGAGCAAGGCTTGGATTATGGGCCTTGGTCGATCTACTACTTCTTGTTTGACACTTCGGGCCCAGATTCCACGCCGTCGCGTTCTACAATCGCCTCGTGGCTTCATGAGCTGGGATTTGTTGATGCCAATGCCCGCAAACGGCCACGCAGTTCCTATAAGCGCTTCGCCCGTGATCTCGTCGGTGAACTCTGGCAAATCGATGGACTGGTCTACCGCCTCTTTGACCATGCCCACACACATGTCACGATTTACCAGATTATCGATGATGCCAGCAGATTCGATGTCGGAACCACAGCGTTCGCTCTGCCAGAAAACGGTACTGATGCGCGCGCCGTACTGGCCGCAGCGTTCGCCGCCTACGGCAAACCTCAAGAAATCCTTTCCGACAATGGCGATGCGTTCGCCACCTATCACCGTGGTTTTCTCTCTGCTACTGAAACTTGGCTCGCTAGCCAAGGTGTACTTGCTATTGCTGGTTTCGCCCCGACAACCCAGGGAAAAGACGAACGCTCTCACCGCACGTTGACCCAGTTCCTCGATGCACGCCACCCAGTCAGCCTTGCTGAGGTCAACACATATCTGGCTGAATATCGCCAGGTCTACAACGAACGACGACGGCACCAATCACTGCTCGTCGGCAAAATGCACATCACACCACGCCAGGCCTTCGATACCTTCCCCAAGGCACCATCACCTACACATCCACTCGATCCTGAGCAGGTCTGGGCCCGCGTAGTCGCCTATAACCAAGCGCACAATCCACAAGCTGTATCCGAAATGCTAAACGGCCCCGCGGAAGCGGCAACTTCACACGAGGCCTGCATCGATGACATGGCAGCTTTGCAAGGCATACCTCCCACCGATACCCCCACACTAACGGCGCCGACGACAAATTCAACAAACCATTGGGATATCCCAGACCAGCTCTGCGTAAGCAAAGACGGCGTTGTACGCGTGTGCGGTTTCGGGCTCTACATTGGTCTGAGGTTTAAAAACCGCAGACTCTACTCCACGGTCACAGCCGAAAACGTTGCGGAGTTCTACACGGCCCATGACGGTGAATTCCTCTTCAGCGTGCCACTGCCGATCACGTTGAGCCACAGACCACCAGGTGGTCAGATCAACATCAACCTCGTTGAAGGAATGAAACACCGCCAACCACCGCGGATGAACCCGAAACTATCCAAACCCCGGCCGAAACGCAGGCCGCAACCATAA
- a CDS encoding DIP1281 family NlpC/P60 protein, with the protein MATTSSFGFRRFKAAFAAIATTAALSTASSLAPAVAEEPERLNIESLLSSDSPSIADLAGAIAQIEERIAQAEAEIGIQRETVNRALVDLNDARTKAAQARQGTTTARQELDDAQADVADAQAKLDEVSRSAYRRANTSDAVSHAAGKDARSDMLERQSYLRSQSEKQQAIVSDLEKERTEKANKESQLRKTQQLAEERADKAADAESAAREQLSASEASIEESAAERENLLSQLSSLHKALNQAKGVDEVDSSSPETGNRVNDKALSLVEEDDTQDTTTAPADDSTESTSETDSVAAAGPSASEAKNPTLQSQRSAPSVSAEDMAALSSAASTVANDPNVQELSSTSTASSAEAGTTLGGSGSSLDPSGIDAETVALGIGAVGTVASLIAASQPNHSNSLSQDEIDALVEGSSKLFALQGEGASTADASDSASATSDEDTVESEVSGVLDPLDTTDSVTDKASESLGDASREAKIETVISRATSQVGVPYAWGGGDANGPTQGIRDGGVADSHGDYNKVGFDCSGLVLYAFAGVGISLPHYTGYQYQKGTKIAPSEMERGDLIFYGPSGSQHVAIYLGDGTMVEAPQSGQNVSITPVRQGGMAPYAVRLI; encoded by the coding sequence GTGGCCACCACATCGTCATTTGGCTTCCGGCGTTTCAAGGCAGCTTTCGCTGCCATTGCGACCACCGCAGCCTTGTCTACCGCTTCTTCGCTCGCTCCTGCAGTGGCGGAGGAGCCTGAGCGGCTCAATATTGAGTCACTGCTGTCCTCTGATAGTCCTTCCATCGCTGACCTCGCCGGCGCCATCGCTCAGATTGAGGAACGCATCGCGCAAGCGGAGGCCGAAATCGGCATCCAACGTGAAACCGTCAACCGGGCGCTCGTTGATCTCAATGACGCTCGCACTAAGGCAGCCCAGGCTCGCCAGGGAACCACGACGGCTCGCCAGGAGCTTGATGATGCCCAGGCAGACGTCGCCGATGCTCAAGCCAAGCTGGACGAGGTCTCACGCTCTGCCTACCGCCGAGCAAATACCTCTGACGCCGTTTCCCACGCGGCCGGCAAGGATGCCCGCTCGGATATGTTGGAGCGCCAGTCCTACCTCCGCTCGCAATCAGAAAAGCAACAGGCCATTGTGAGCGATCTGGAAAAGGAGCGCACGGAGAAGGCCAACAAGGAGTCGCAGCTACGCAAGACCCAGCAGTTGGCTGAGGAACGCGCAGACAAGGCGGCCGATGCCGAGTCCGCTGCACGCGAACAGCTCTCCGCTTCCGAAGCTTCAATTGAAGAATCTGCGGCCGAACGCGAGAATCTTCTCTCTCAACTCTCATCTCTCCACAAGGCACTTAATCAAGCCAAGGGGGTTGACGAGGTCGATTCGTCAAGCCCAGAGACCGGAAATCGCGTCAACGATAAGGCCTTGTCACTAGTGGAAGAGGACGATACTCAGGACACTACTACGGCTCCAGCCGATGACTCCACAGAGTCGACCTCAGAGACCGATTCCGTCGCGGCCGCCGGCCCATCAGCCTCTGAGGCGAAGAACCCTACTTTGCAATCACAACGCTCTGCGCCCTCCGTTTCTGCTGAAGACATGGCTGCGCTCTCGAGTGCCGCAAGCACTGTGGCCAATGATCCGAACGTGCAGGAATTGTCGTCGACAAGCACTGCAAGCTCCGCTGAAGCGGGGACGACTTTAGGCGGCAGCGGCAGTTCCCTCGACCCGAGCGGGATCGATGCTGAGACCGTTGCATTGGGCATTGGCGCGGTAGGAACCGTAGCTTCCTTGATCGCCGCTTCTCAGCCAAACCACAGCAACAGCTTGAGCCAGGACGAGATCGACGCTTTGGTCGAAGGCTCCTCGAAGCTTTTCGCCCTCCAGGGCGAAGGCGCAAGCACCGCGGACGCTAGCGATTCTGCTTCCGCGACTTCGGATGAAGACACTGTGGAGTCCGAGGTTTCCGGTGTGCTGGATCCCCTTGACACGACCGATAGCGTCACGGATAAGGCTTCCGAATCTCTGGGTGATGCCTCCCGTGAGGCAAAGATCGAGACTGTCATTTCGCGCGCGACGTCCCAGGTAGGTGTTCCGTATGCGTGGGGCGGTGGCGATGCAAACGGTCCCACCCAGGGCATTCGTGACGGCGGCGTGGCGGATTCCCACGGTGACTACAACAAGGTCGGCTTCGACTGCTCGGGCCTGGTTCTCTATGCCTTTGCCGGAGTAGGCATCTCCCTGCCGCACTACACCGGCTACCAGTACCAGAAGGGGACCAAGATCGCACCGAGTGAGATGGAGCGTGGTGACCTAATCTTCTACGGCCCAAGCGGTAGCCAACACGTGGCTATCTACCTTGGCGATGGCACGATGGTTGAAGCCCCGCAGTCTGGTCAAAACGTCAGCATTACCCCTGTGCGCCAAGGCGGCATGGCACCCTATGCCGTGCGCCTGATCTAG
- a CDS encoding ferrochelatase, translating into MTDTLRTAQGNAHSTESVLSSFDALLVLSFGGPEANEEVVPFLENVTRGRGIPRERLIEVGEHYFHFGGKSPLNELNREIIDNVAAELEARGHNLPVYFGNRNWHPFGTEAVEKMAADGVRNVAVFATSAWGGYSACRQYNEDIVALRKYVEDKNLPAMTFTKLRQFFDHPKFIEEMAAAVRDAYAQVPEDKLASTRMLFTAHSVPTAHDAVGGAEGDKHIYSRQVAEASRLVAEAAGVEDYDLVWQSRSGNPATPWLEPDIVDHTTLIHQEDGVDGVVVCPIGFISDHMEVIWDLDSELKQAAEEKGVSVYRTHTAGPTTRFASLIVDLIDELEQGTEPVSLGDVTVQGCTVDGAPCAEGCCDIWSLHKPH; encoded by the coding sequence ATGACTGACACACTGCGTACTGCCCAGGGCAACGCCCACAGCACCGAATCGGTGCTCTCTTCATTCGACGCCCTCCTCGTTCTTTCTTTCGGTGGCCCGGAAGCAAACGAGGAGGTCGTCCCGTTTTTGGAGAACGTTACCCGTGGCCGCGGCATTCCGCGCGAGCGCCTCATCGAAGTTGGGGAACACTACTTTCACTTCGGTGGTAAAAGCCCCTTGAACGAATTGAACCGAGAGATTATTGACAACGTGGCCGCGGAGCTCGAGGCTCGCGGACATAATCTACCGGTTTACTTTGGTAACCGTAACTGGCATCCCTTCGGAACAGAAGCTGTCGAGAAAATGGCTGCCGACGGAGTGCGCAACGTGGCTGTCTTTGCTACCTCGGCGTGGGGTGGCTACAGTGCTTGCCGACAATACAACGAAGACATCGTCGCTTTGCGCAAGTACGTCGAAGACAAGAACTTGCCCGCCATGACCTTCACCAAGCTTCGTCAGTTCTTCGATCACCCGAAGTTCATCGAAGAGATGGCTGCCGCGGTCCGAGATGCCTACGCACAGGTCCCGGAAGACAAGCTGGCTAGCACCCGCATGCTGTTTACTGCCCACTCAGTTCCAACGGCGCACGATGCAGTGGGGGGTGCTGAAGGAGATAAGCACATTTACTCCCGCCAGGTGGCGGAAGCTTCCCGTCTCGTCGCCGAGGCAGCAGGGGTGGAGGACTATGACCTTGTATGGCAATCGCGGTCAGGCAACCCGGCTACTCCATGGCTAGAGCCGGACATCGTCGATCACACGACGCTCATCCACCAGGAGGACGGTGTCGATGGCGTCGTCGTGTGTCCCATCGGATTCATCTCCGATCATATGGAGGTCATCTGGGACCTCGATTCAGAACTAAAGCAAGCCGCCGAGGAGAAGGGGGTTAGCGTCTATCGCACCCACACCGCTGGTCCAACCACTCGTTTCGCCTCGCTCATCGTGGACCTCATCGATGAGCTGGAGCAGGGAACCGAGCCCGTTTCTCTCGGAGACGTCACTGTCCAAGGTTGCACCGTCGATGGTGCCCCCTGCGCTGAAGGGTGCTGCGATATCTGGTCGCTGCACAAGCCGCATTAA
- a CDS encoding DUF3097 domain-containing protein has translation MNLNSRDPYGGDIFAGHTRNKKTEYPEVPAEPGLVVEVRGDDFVGAVMGVDKTAWGPVVRLEDRHGTERVFKLVKGGFLVEGQPVTLTRYVEKQAPRKSNSGSRRVENVEAKVAAPSRIWVEGIHDAAIVEKVWGHDLRVEGVVVEYLEGLDNLEERLAEFQPGPGRRVGVLADHLVEGSKETRLTQTVGEHVLVTGHPFIDIWAAVKPERLGLRAWPEVPYGEDWKTGICRRTGWSDPKEGWSRVYNAVNSFRDLDSTLIGAVERLVDFVTTPELRKEDLL, from the coding sequence ATGAACTTGAATTCCCGGGATCCTTACGGCGGCGACATTTTCGCCGGACATACACGCAACAAGAAAACCGAATACCCCGAGGTGCCCGCAGAACCGGGGCTGGTCGTCGAGGTTCGCGGAGACGATTTCGTGGGGGCGGTGATGGGCGTGGACAAGACCGCGTGGGGGCCAGTCGTGCGCCTCGAAGATCGTCACGGTACCGAGCGAGTATTCAAACTTGTCAAGGGCGGCTTCCTTGTAGAGGGGCAGCCGGTGACGCTGACGAGATACGTCGAGAAGCAAGCGCCCAGAAAGTCGAACTCTGGATCGCGCCGCGTTGAGAACGTTGAGGCGAAAGTAGCCGCGCCATCGCGCATTTGGGTCGAAGGCATCCATGATGCGGCGATCGTGGAGAAGGTCTGGGGGCACGACCTGCGAGTAGAGGGCGTGGTAGTCGAATACCTCGAGGGTCTAGACAACCTCGAGGAACGCCTCGCTGAATTCCAGCCAGGACCTGGGCGCCGCGTGGGAGTTCTCGCGGATCACCTCGTAGAAGGCTCAAAGGAAACGCGGTTGACGCAAACAGTGGGCGAGCATGTGCTCGTGACCGGACATCCCTTCATTGATATCTGGGCAGCCGTTAAACCCGAGCGCCTAGGGCTGCGCGCCTGGCCCGAAGTTCCCTATGGGGAGGACTGGAAGACTGGTATCTGCCGGCGAACGGGCTGGTCCGATCCCAAGGAAGGCTGGAGCCGTGTTTATAATGCCGTCAATTCCTTCCGGGATCTCGATTCCACGCTCATCGGCGCTGTAGAACGTCTCGTAGACTTCGTCACGACGCCCGAGCTGCGCAAAGAAGATCTTCTTTAG
- a CDS encoding MarR family transcriptional regulator has translation MLAVHARYRGRSVRRADLVQRSAAALSTLEGVGEFEVLGVEDICAVAYSSSAVCDVVMALLADGDWAIGIGVVPGEGAGDAETRAVATAAVKGSARAGHVYAKVDRRGRAQEAQDIAAAFALLGFVLTKRTMEGREATSLVRGGLNQNEAAEELGISKQAMSQRLQAAGWAAETAGCQLAVNLIDRANSN, from the coding sequence GTGCTAGCAGTCCATGCCCGCTACCGCGGTCGCTCGGTGCGCCGCGCCGATTTGGTCCAACGCTCCGCAGCTGCGCTTTCCACGCTGGAGGGCGTCGGTGAATTCGAGGTCCTTGGCGTCGAGGATATTTGCGCCGTTGCCTACTCCTCTTCCGCGGTGTGCGATGTCGTCATGGCACTTCTTGCGGACGGTGACTGGGCCATCGGTATCGGTGTTGTCCCGGGCGAGGGCGCGGGAGATGCCGAGACGCGCGCCGTCGCTACCGCTGCTGTGAAGGGATCAGCACGCGCGGGGCATGTCTACGCCAAGGTTGATCGGCGCGGGCGGGCGCAGGAAGCGCAGGATATTGCAGCGGCCTTCGCTCTCCTCGGCTTCGTACTCACTAAGCGCACGATGGAGGGCCGCGAGGCTACATCCTTGGTGCGCGGAGGACTAAACCAGAATGAGGCCGCCGAGGAATTGGGTATCTCCAAACAGGCTATGTCCCAGCGCCTCCAGGCGGCAGGCTGGGCAGCGGAAACCGCCGGATGTCAGCTCGCGGTGAATCTCATCGACCGAGCGAACTCGAACTAA
- a CDS encoding TVP38/TMEM64 family protein, translated as MKTGWVHSVGDFCTSLARSAWRSCSRWTWKRWAAVILTGMALVILAVLVDVPSLAALRSWSQHLGPWFLVAFAGSYIFFTQFPIPRTVWTLAAGLLFGPWLGLVISLVALTISATVSLLIIRRLLGEWIRPHLTHPAVYAINARLDRRGWLAVASLRMVAGVPFSLLNYVAALTPISVLQFSIATLIGSIPTTAIGVFFGDALTGKTSPYTIVGFVLAAALGIAGLILDTRLPLEPGMQRPVKRKG; from the coding sequence ATGAAAACTGGTTGGGTGCACAGCGTCGGTGACTTTTGTACGTCTTTGGCGCGCTCGGCTTGGCGGAGCTGCAGCCGCTGGACGTGGAAGCGTTGGGCGGCGGTAATCCTCACCGGCATGGCGCTGGTGATTCTTGCCGTGCTTGTCGACGTCCCCTCTCTCGCCGCGCTCCGTTCTTGGTCGCAGCACCTCGGGCCATGGTTCCTCGTCGCCTTTGCCGGCTCCTATATCTTCTTCACGCAGTTCCCCATCCCCCGAACAGTATGGACTTTAGCCGCGGGGCTCCTCTTCGGCCCGTGGCTCGGGCTGGTCATCTCCCTCGTTGCACTGACCATCTCCGCCACTGTTTCCCTGCTGATAATCCGCAGGTTGCTTGGTGAATGGATTCGCCCGCACCTCACTCACCCGGCGGTCTATGCAATCAATGCGCGCCTGGACCGCCGCGGTTGGCTCGCCGTGGCCTCATTGCGGATGGTCGCGGGAGTTCCGTTTTCCTTATTAAACTATGTCGCGGCCCTCACCCCAATTTCGGTCCTGCAGTTTTCCATCGCCACTCTCATCGGTTCGATTCCCACGACCGCTATCGGTGTCTTTTTCGGGGACGCGCTTACCGGTAAGACAAGCCCCTACACCATCGTTGGCTTTGTCCTCGCTGCTGCACTCGGTATCGCCGGACTCATTTTAGACACGCGCTTGCCGCTCGAGCCCGGTATGCAGCGACCGGTCAAGCGCAAGGGGTAG
- a CDS encoding DedA family protein, with amino-acid sequence MNFLHNLTSYMDAATLLEAFGPWVIGGIGLVVFIESGVLFPFLPGDSLLVAAGTAEMPYKKFIGWNVSGAVAWVLSMNLVGVFLGNIPGIADSIEKIMLLIIALSVAPILIKAVHSYVTSKKKATVVEEAEPINSRAA; translated from the coding sequence ATGAACTTTCTTCATAACCTCACGTCTTATATGGACGCGGCTACCTTGCTTGAGGCTTTTGGGCCATGGGTCATAGGCGGTATTGGCCTCGTGGTGTTCATTGAGTCAGGAGTACTCTTTCCGTTCCTTCCGGGGGATTCACTCCTGGTGGCCGCTGGTACGGCCGAAATGCCCTATAAAAAGTTCATCGGATGGAACGTTAGCGGGGCAGTGGCATGGGTGCTCTCCATGAATTTGGTCGGCGTCTTCTTGGGAAATATTCCAGGCATTGCCGATTCGATTGAGAAGATCATGCTGCTTATCATCGCGCTGTCTGTAGCGCCCATCCTAATCAAGGCTGTGCACAGCTACGTCACGTCGAAGAAGAAGGCAACTGTAGTGGAAGAAGCGGAACCTATTAATAGCCGGGCAGCTTAG